A region from the Sphingomonas flavescens genome encodes:
- a CDS encoding ribose-phosphate pyrophosphokinase → MKLLAGNSNLPLARSICDYLEISLTDASVRRFADEEVFVEVNENVRGEDVFVIQSTSYPANDNLMELLICIDALRRASAKRITAVLPYFGYARQDRKPGPRTPISAKLVANLITTAGANRVLSIDLHAGQIQGFFDIPTDNLFASPVIATDITARLGNRELIVVSPDVGGVVRARGLAKRLNNAPLAIVDKRRERAGESEVMNIIGDVQGRTCVLIDDIVDSAGTLCNAAAALKQQGATEVFAYCTHGVLSGGAATRVAKSELSELVVTDSIYTGEPDPVDCKIRRLTIAPLLAEAIRRIADESSVSSLFD, encoded by the coding sequence GCCGGGAACAGCAACCTGCCGCTGGCCCGTTCCATTTGCGATTATCTCGAGATTTCGCTGACCGATGCGAGCGTTCGCCGCTTCGCCGACGAGGAAGTGTTCGTCGAGGTCAACGAGAACGTCCGCGGCGAGGACGTGTTCGTCATCCAGTCGACCAGCTACCCGGCGAACGACAATCTGATGGAACTGCTGATCTGCATCGACGCGCTGCGCCGCGCGTCGGCCAAGCGGATCACCGCGGTGCTTCCCTATTTCGGCTACGCGCGGCAGGACCGGAAGCCCGGGCCGCGCACGCCGATTTCGGCCAAGCTGGTCGCCAACCTGATCACCACGGCCGGCGCGAACCGCGTGCTGTCGATCGACCTGCACGCGGGGCAGATCCAGGGCTTCTTCGACATTCCGACGGACAATCTGTTCGCGTCGCCGGTGATTGCGACCGATATCACGGCGCGGCTGGGCAACCGCGAGTTGATCGTGGTCTCGCCGGATGTCGGCGGCGTGGTCCGGGCGCGCGGGCTGGCGAAGCGGCTGAACAACGCCCCGCTGGCGATCGTCGACAAGCGCCGTGAGCGGGCCGGCGAATCCGAGGTGATGAACATCATCGGCGACGTTCAGGGCCGCACCTGTGTGCTGATCGACGACATCGTCGATAGCGCGGGCACCCTGTGCAATGCGGCTGCGGCGCTGAAGCAGCAGGGAGCCACCGAAGTATTCGCCTACTGCACGCACGGCGTGCTGTCGGGCGGCGCGGCGACGCGCGTGGCGAAGTCCGAGCTGAGCGAGCTGGTGGTGACCGATTCCATCTACACCGGCGAGCCCGACCCGGTGGACTGCAAGATCCGCCGGCTGACCATCGCGCCGCTACTGGCGGAGGCGATCCGCCGCATCGCCGACGAAAGTTCGGTCTCGAGCCTGTTCGACTAG
- a CDS encoding SDR family oxidoreductase: MPKVLITGANRGLGLEFAKQYQSDGWEVVATARESSDELNALGVRVERLDMRDLDAVAGFGARLDALDLLIANAGTYGPKEADSAEDAEAWLETMRVNTVAPYLLARSVLSLVEASRGKLVAISTRMGSIEDNSSGGFLAYRSSKTALNMAWRNLALDVKRRGVIAVMFHPGWVKTRMGGTGAPLQPAESISGMRRVIDELQPSDSGEFFGHDGDPIPW; the protein is encoded by the coding sequence ATGCCCAAAGTCCTGATCACCGGCGCCAACCGTGGCCTCGGTCTCGAATTCGCCAAGCAATATCAATCCGACGGCTGGGAGGTCGTCGCCACCGCCCGCGAATCGAGCGACGAGCTCAATGCGCTCGGCGTTCGGGTCGAGCGGCTCGACATGCGCGACCTCGACGCGGTGGCGGGGTTCGGGGCGCGGCTCGACGCGCTCGACCTGCTGATCGCGAATGCCGGCACCTACGGCCCGAAAGAGGCCGATAGCGCGGAAGACGCGGAGGCGTGGCTCGAGACCATGCGCGTAAATACGGTTGCGCCGTACCTGCTCGCCCGATCAGTCCTGTCGCTAGTCGAGGCGTCGCGGGGGAAGCTGGTGGCGATCAGCACGCGGATGGGTTCGATTGAGGACAATAGCTCTGGCGGATTCCTAGCCTACCGCTCTTCCAAGACCGCGCTCAACATGGCCTGGCGCAATCTTGCGCTGGACGTGAAGCGGCGCGGCGTGATCGCGGTGATGTTCCACCCCGGTTGGGTGAAGACGCGGATGGGCGGCACGGGCGCGCCGCTGCAGCCAGCGGAGAGCATCAGCGGCATGCGGCGGGTGATCGACGAGTTGCAGCCGAGCGACAGCGGGGAATTCTTCGGCCACGACGGCGATCCCATCCCCTGGTAG
- the rpmI gene encoding 50S ribosomal protein L35, translated as MPKLKTKSGVKKRFKLTATGKIKCGVAGKRHRLISHNAKYIRQNRGTELLADADVARVKGWAPYGLK; from the coding sequence ATGCCCAAGCTGAAGACCAAGAGCGGCGTCAAAAAGCGCTTCAAGCTCACGGCGACCGGCAAGATCAAGTGCGGCGTGGCCGGCAAGCGCCACCGCCTGATCAGCCACAACGCCAAGTACATCCGCCAGAACCGTGGCACCGAACTTCTCGCCGACGCCGATGTGGCGCGCGTGAAGGGCTGGGCCCCGTACGGCCTGAAGTAA
- the rplT gene encoding 50S ribosomal protein L20, translating into MARVKRGVTTRAKHKRILEQAKGYYGRRKNTIRIARQAVEKAGQYAYRDRKVKKRSFRALWIQRINAAVRAEGLTYGQFIHALNLAGITLDRKVLADIAMHEGEAFSAIIAQAKKALEGKETQKAA; encoded by the coding sequence ATGGCACGCGTCAAACGGGGTGTAACCACCCGCGCAAAGCACAAGCGGATCCTGGAACAGGCCAAGGGCTATTACGGCCGCCGCAAGAACACGATCCGCATCGCCCGCCAGGCGGTCGAGAAGGCAGGCCAGTATGCCTACCGCGACCGCAAGGTGAAGAAGCGGAGCTTTCGTGCGCTGTGGATCCAGCGCATCAACGCCGCGGTTCGCGCCGAAGGACTGACCTACGGCCAGTTCATCCACGCGCTGAACCTCGCCGGCATCACCCTCGACCGCAAGGTGCTCGCGGACATCGCGATGCACGAAGGCGAGGCGTTCAGCGCCATCATCGCGCAGGCGAAGAAGGCACTGGAAGGCAAGGAAACGCAGAAGGCCGCCTAA
- a CDS encoding DUF423 domain-containing protein, with protein MHRKLVATGASLAGVAVLLGAFGTHALAGRLGPQALGWWQTAIQYQAWHAIGIFALGLSGPDWTRRPAWLLAAGVLIFATTLYAMALGAPRWLGAVTPVGGLLMIAGWGLLVWQAISSRD; from the coding sequence ATGCATCGGAAGCTCGTCGCTACAGGCGCATCGTTGGCCGGGGTTGCCGTCTTGCTGGGCGCCTTCGGCACCCATGCCTTGGCCGGTCGGCTGGGGCCGCAAGCTCTTGGCTGGTGGCAGACCGCTATTCAATACCAGGCCTGGCACGCAATCGGCATATTCGCGCTTGGATTGAGTGGCCCGGATTGGACGCGGCGGCCCGCTTGGTTGCTAGCTGCAGGCGTGCTGATCTTCGCCACTACCCTCTACGCCATGGCACTCGGCGCTCCGCGCTGGCTGGGCGCGGTCACACCGGTCGGGGGACTACTGATGATCGCGGGATGGGGTCTGCTCGTCTGGCAAGCGATTTCCAGTCGAGATTGA
- the aceB gene encoding malate synthase A, giving the protein MSSVIDRARIIAEPSQVAGAAAVLTEDALEFIAELHERFDQRRRDLLDARVERQHGFDAGELPDFPDETREIRESDWTVSAIPADLQDRRVEITGPTNAKMVINALNSGARVFMADFEDATSPVWDELIQGQVNLRNYWLDRLDFTDADSGKHYAVGDSPAVLLVRPRGWHLPEEHVTVDGQPVSGGLFDFALYVWHNARAALGKGSGPYFYLPKLESRHEAALWSDVFKFTEDKLRLERGTIKATVLIETLPAAFEMDEILYALRENIVGLNCGRWDYIFSYIKRLGRTADRLTPDRALMTMGEAFLAAYSLRLIATCHRRGAFAMGGMSAFIPVKGNEAANQSAMDKVRADKLREVGNGHDGTWVAHPALVAVAMEAFEAMPGPNQLSKMPQHVPGRDEMLRLHQGSRTEAGARENIRVGVQYVAAWLGGKGAVPLYHLMEDAATAEICRTQLWQWLKFEAPLDDGRAFTLDLFEQWFEEEVGLLAEFPNITEAARLMHNMIVADDLVEFLTLPAYEMLD; this is encoded by the coding sequence GTGAGCAGCGTGATTGACCGCGCCCGCATCATTGCCGAACCAAGCCAGGTCGCGGGAGCGGCGGCTGTCCTGACCGAAGACGCACTCGAGTTCATCGCCGAGCTCCACGAGCGCTTCGACCAGCGTCGACGGGACCTTCTCGATGCGCGCGTCGAGCGGCAACATGGGTTCGACGCCGGTGAGCTGCCGGACTTTCCGGACGAAACCCGCGAAATCCGCGAGTCCGATTGGACGGTGAGCGCGATTCCGGCCGACCTGCAGGATCGTCGCGTCGAGATCACCGGCCCGACCAACGCCAAGATGGTCATCAATGCGCTCAATAGCGGCGCGCGGGTGTTCATGGCCGATTTCGAGGATGCGACGTCACCGGTGTGGGACGAGCTCATCCAGGGACAGGTGAACCTTCGCAACTACTGGCTGGACCGGCTAGACTTCACCGATGCGGACAGCGGCAAGCACTATGCGGTCGGCGACAGTCCCGCTGTGCTGCTGGTCCGCCCGCGCGGCTGGCATCTGCCCGAAGAGCACGTGACCGTGGACGGCCAGCCGGTCTCCGGCGGCCTGTTCGATTTCGCGCTATACGTCTGGCACAACGCCCGCGCTGCTCTCGGGAAAGGCTCCGGCCCTTATTTCTACCTGCCCAAGCTCGAGAGCCGACATGAAGCCGCGCTGTGGAGCGACGTGTTCAAGTTCACCGAGGATAAGCTCCGGCTTGAACGCGGAACGATCAAGGCCACAGTATTGATCGAGACGCTGCCCGCCGCGTTCGAGATGGATGAGATCCTCTACGCCCTGCGCGAGAATATCGTCGGCCTGAACTGTGGCCGCTGGGACTACATCTTCTCCTACATCAAGCGGCTAGGCCGAACCGCCGACCGGCTAACGCCCGATCGCGCGCTGATGACGATGGGCGAGGCGTTTCTCGCGGCCTATTCTCTCCGGCTGATTGCCACCTGCCACCGCCGCGGCGCTTTCGCGATGGGCGGCATGTCGGCCTTCATTCCGGTCAAGGGCAACGAAGCCGCCAATCAGTCCGCGATGGACAAGGTTCGCGCCGACAAGTTGCGTGAGGTCGGCAACGGGCACGACGGCACCTGGGTGGCACATCCGGCGCTCGTAGCGGTCGCGATGGAAGCCTTCGAAGCGATGCCGGGACCGAACCAGCTTTCGAAGATGCCGCAGCATGTGCCTGGCCGCGACGAGATGCTGCGGCTGCATCAGGGCTCGCGGACCGAGGCTGGGGCTCGCGAAAACATTCGTGTCGGCGTCCAGTATGTGGCTGCCTGGCTCGGCGGCAAAGGCGCCGTGCCGCTGTACCATTTGATGGAAGACGCGGCGACCGCGGAAATCTGCCGCACCCAGCTGTGGCAGTGGCTGAAGTTCGAAGCCCCGCTGGACGACGGGCGGGCCTTCACGCTCGATCTGTTCGAACAATGGTTCGAGGAAGAGGTCGGTTTGCTTGCCGAATTCCCGAATATCACGGAAGCCGCGCGCCTGATGCACAACATGATCGTCGCGGACGACCTGGTCGAATTCCTCACCCTGCCGGCGTACGAGATGCTCGACTGA
- a CDS encoding DUF4170 domain-containing protein, which translates to MGQRYWVIGGQYADCHFDDIQPGTEVVHGPYADEVKARMEWQRLTFKDRHEATERYSICVEPVIL; encoded by the coding sequence ATGGGACAGCGTTATTGGGTCATCGGCGGTCAGTATGCCGACTGCCACTTCGACGATATCCAGCCTGGCACGGAAGTCGTCCACGGCCCCTACGCCGATGAGGTAAAGGCGCGAATGGAATGGCAGCGCCTGACGTTCAAGGATCGCCACGAAGCCACCGAACGCTACTCGATCTGCGTGGAGCCGGTGATACTGTGA
- the aceA gene encoding isocitrate lyase, which produces MTSFDGCVAAPAGRFDGIERPYGVEDVLKLRGSIPIEHTLARRGALKLWELLSEDEPVRALGALSGNQAMQMVRAGLKAIYLSGWQVAADSNVSGSMYPDQSLYPANSGPELAKKINKTLARADQIEHLEGGAKRDWFAPIVADAEAGFGGPLNCFEIMKSYIEAGAAGVHFEDQLASEKKCGHLGGKVLIPTQAAIRNLDAARLAADVCGVPTIVVARTDAESAKLITSDVDERDRPFITGQRTPEGFFRLKDGTGLDHCIARGLAFAPHADLIWFETSHPNLEEARAFAEGIHARYPGKKLAYNCSPSFNWKAKLDEQTIANFQRELGAMGYKFQFVTLAGFHSLNHAMFELAGAYRDRGMAAYSELQQAEFASEAAGYTATRHQREVGTGYFDAVATAVSGGQSSTVALSESTEAAQFQQPTIVAAE; this is translated from the coding sequence GTGACAAGTTTTGACGGATGTGTGGCCGCCCCGGCTGGAAGGTTCGACGGCATCGAGCGGCCGTATGGCGTCGAAGACGTTCTCAAGCTGCGTGGGTCGATCCCGATCGAGCACACTCTTGCCCGCCGCGGCGCCCTCAAACTGTGGGAATTGCTGAGCGAGGACGAGCCCGTCCGCGCGCTCGGCGCTCTCAGCGGCAACCAGGCGATGCAAATGGTTCGGGCCGGCCTGAAGGCAATCTACCTTTCGGGCTGGCAGGTCGCGGCGGACTCGAATGTCAGCGGCTCGATGTACCCCGACCAGTCGCTCTACCCCGCCAACTCGGGTCCGGAGCTCGCGAAGAAAATCAACAAGACGCTCGCTCGTGCCGACCAGATCGAGCATCTCGAAGGCGGCGCCAAGCGCGATTGGTTCGCGCCGATCGTCGCCGATGCGGAGGCCGGCTTCGGTGGCCCGCTCAACTGCTTCGAGATAATGAAGTCCTATATCGAAGCGGGCGCGGCGGGCGTTCACTTCGAAGACCAGCTCGCATCCGAAAAGAAGTGCGGCCACCTCGGCGGCAAGGTCCTCATCCCCACCCAAGCGGCGATCCGCAATCTCGACGCCGCTCGCCTTGCCGCCGACGTGTGCGGGGTGCCGACGATCGTCGTCGCGCGCACCGATGCCGAAAGCGCGAAGCTCATCACCAGCGACGTTGATGAGCGGGACCGCCCCTTCATCACCGGCCAGCGGACGCCCGAAGGCTTCTTCCGGCTCAAGGACGGCACCGGACTCGATCATTGCATTGCCCGCGGCCTTGCTTTCGCGCCGCACGCGGACCTGATCTGGTTCGAAACCAGCCACCCGAACCTGGAAGAGGCACGCGCCTTCGCCGAGGGCATTCATGCGCGCTATCCGGGCAAGAAGCTCGCCTACAATTGCTCGCCGAGCTTCAATTGGAAGGCAAAACTCGACGAACAGACCATCGCCAATTTCCAGCGCGAGCTTGGCGCCATGGGCTACAAGTTTCAGTTCGTAACGCTGGCCGGTTTCCATAGCCTCAACCATGCGATGTTCGAGTTGGCCGGCGCCTACCGCGACCGCGGCATGGCGGCGTACTCAGAGCTGCAGCAGGCGGAGTTCGCCAGCGAAGCGGCGGGCTACACCGCGACCCGCCACCAGCGCGAAGTGGGGACCGGCTATTTCGATGCCGTCGCCACGGCCGTGTCGGGCGGCCAGTCATCGACTGTCGCGCTGAGCGAATCCACCGAAGCTGCTCAGTTTCAGCAGCCCACCATCGTCGCCGCCGAGTAA
- a CDS encoding helix-turn-helix domain-containing protein has product MSAKLFLGQRLRRLRRDHSLSQTDMAQSLGISPSYLNHLERNQRPVTASLLLRLAELYDVDVRTFATGGGPRTSADALSEIFSDTMLSDLGVPRYELVEIANNAPAVADAIARLYTAVKETGRNPELAGEGDARALVTPENWVRDYIQAHRNHYPELEEAAETLGGALSDPLSMAEPMRRRLKEAWGISASVVPQSELGNVSQLYDPDRRVFLMSSQLRAENRTFALAYQLALVEFASVLNRLVDDAAPPDEGIRQLLHMSLANYAAGAIMMPYGRFLASAEAYRYSIDRLSGEYGANVEQIAHRFTTLNRPGARGVPFFMLRVDPAGNISKRYAGENFPFSRFGGTCPRWNMHAAFQAHGQVVTQIIETPDGQRYFTVSRTIERPIKTEVSTGLLAIGLGCELRYAHKLSCADVYDLEKAPATWVGPACTICPRVDCAYRATPPAGRMLAVDRTRKSISPFPFVTS; this is encoded by the coding sequence ATGTCCGCCAAACTGTTCCTGGGTCAACGACTGCGCCGCTTGCGACGGGACCATTCGCTGTCGCAGACGGATATGGCGCAAAGCCTCGGGATCAGCCCCAGCTATCTGAATCACCTCGAGCGGAACCAGCGGCCGGTGACGGCGTCGCTGCTCCTGCGGCTGGCGGAATTGTACGACGTCGACGTTCGGACCTTCGCGACCGGCGGCGGCCCACGCACGAGCGCCGATGCGCTGTCGGAGATCTTTTCGGACACCATGCTCAGCGACCTCGGCGTGCCGCGGTACGAACTGGTCGAGATCGCCAACAATGCGCCCGCCGTCGCAGACGCCATCGCGCGGCTCTACACCGCGGTGAAGGAAACCGGGCGCAACCCGGAGCTCGCGGGCGAGGGTGACGCGCGGGCCCTTGTGACGCCCGAGAACTGGGTGCGCGACTATATCCAAGCGCATCGCAACCATTACCCGGAGCTGGAAGAAGCGGCGGAAACGCTTGGAGGCGCGCTGTCCGACCCGTTGTCGATGGCCGAGCCGATGCGGCGGCGGCTGAAGGAGGCCTGGGGGATTAGCGCGTCGGTCGTGCCGCAGTCGGAGCTGGGGAACGTCAGCCAGCTCTACGATCCAGACCGGCGTGTTTTCCTGATGTCATCCCAGTTGCGCGCAGAAAACCGCACATTCGCGCTCGCCTATCAGCTCGCACTGGTGGAATTTGCGAGCGTGCTCAACCGCCTGGTCGATGACGCCGCGCCGCCCGACGAAGGCATCCGCCAATTGCTGCACATGAGTCTGGCGAACTACGCCGCCGGGGCAATCATGATGCCCTACGGCCGTTTCCTGGCGAGCGCCGAAGCCTATCGCTATTCGATCGACCGCCTTTCCGGCGAATATGGCGCCAACGTCGAGCAGATCGCGCACCGCTTCACCACGTTGAACCGACCGGGCGCCCGCGGCGTCCCCTTCTTCATGCTGCGTGTCGATCCCGCCGGAAACATCTCGAAGCGCTACGCCGGCGAGAATTTCCCTTTCTCGCGGTTTGGCGGGACGTGCCCGCGCTGGAACATGCACGCGGCGTTCCAGGCGCACGGGCAGGTCGTCACACAGATTATCGAGACGCCGGACGGGCAGCGGTACTTCACCGTGTCGCGGACGATCGAGCGGCCGATCAAAACGGAGGTGTCGACTGGGTTGCTGGCGATCGGGCTCGGCTGTGAACTCCGGTACGCGCACAAGTTGTCCTGTGCCGACGTTTACGATCTCGAGAAAGCGCCCGCGACATGGGTGGGGCCGGCATGTACGATCTGCCCCCGCGTGGACTGTGCCTACCGCGCGACGCCGCCGGCGGGGCGGATGCTGGCAGTGGATCGGACAAGGAAGTCGATCTCGCCATTCCCGTTCGTGACGTCCTAG
- a CDS encoding DUF5996 family protein encodes MSDWPELSVAQDHETLSILHLAAQMLGKLRVAHAPWMNHGWHVALQPNARGLSTLPTAASGGRTFTLTLDLCRHAVVLWISDGGREEVPLNAGSIAALHGRLIDILDTHGLPSSFNGRPSEIPDAVDFAADDKPRNYNRDSATRFREAIAAMLPAFQNFRAGFSGKASPIHFWWGAFDLAVSRFSGRTAPPHPGGMPGLPDRIAREAYSHEVASAGFWAGGVTEAEPFFYSYIYPEPDRYRATKVLHGRFDETFGEYVLPYAEVREATDPVRMLNEFFGSAYAAGANLARWDRDALEREPVAP; translated from the coding sequence ATGTCCGATTGGCCCGAACTCAGCGTTGCACAGGATCACGAGACGCTGTCGATCCTGCACCTCGCCGCGCAGATGCTTGGCAAGCTACGCGTCGCCCACGCACCCTGGATGAACCACGGCTGGCATGTTGCGCTTCAGCCTAATGCGCGCGGCCTGTCGACGTTGCCGACGGCGGCGAGTGGTGGACGAACGTTCACGCTGACGCTCGACCTTTGCCGTCACGCCGTCGTGCTGTGGATCAGCGACGGCGGTCGCGAGGAAGTGCCGCTGAACGCCGGCAGCATCGCCGCGCTACACGGTCGCCTGATTGACATCCTTGACACCCACGGGCTGCCGTCGAGCTTCAATGGACGTCCGAGCGAAATTCCCGACGCGGTCGATTTCGCCGCTGATGACAAGCCGCGGAACTACAATCGCGATTCTGCTACTCGCTTCCGCGAAGCGATCGCGGCAATGCTCCCCGCCTTCCAGAACTTCCGCGCCGGCTTTTCCGGCAAGGCCAGCCCGATCCATTTCTGGTGGGGTGCGTTCGATCTCGCCGTTAGCCGCTTCTCCGGTCGCACCGCGCCGCCGCATCCGGGCGGCATGCCCGGCCTGCCGGACCGCATCGCGCGCGAAGCCTACAGCCATGAAGTCGCCAGTGCCGGCTTCTGGGCTGGCGGCGTGACCGAGGCTGAGCCTTTCTTCTACAGCTACATTTACCCAGAGCCGGACCGCTATCGCGCCACGAAGGTGCTGCACGGCCGCTTCGACGAGACCTTCGGCGAGTATGTGTTGCCCTATGCCGAGGTGCGCGAAGCGACCGATCCGGTCAGGATGCTGAACGAGTTCTTCGGTTCGGCCTATGCAGCAGGAGCCAACCTGGCCCGCTGGGACCGCGACGCGCTCGAACGCGAGCCAGTCGCGCCCTAG
- the pheS gene encoding phenylalanine--tRNA ligase subunit alpha produces MIDAETMLDRIAAADTLGDLESLRVAALGKAGSVTAMLKSLGGMDAETRATEGPKIHALRERVTSALADRKSALENAELERKLGTERVDLSLPAAESVSGTVHPVSQVMDELAEIFADMGFAVAEGPEIETQWYNFTALNMPENHPARAMQDTFYLEPREGETEARVLRTHTSPVQIRSMEANGAPIRVIAPGRVYRSDSDATHTPMFHQVEGLVIDRAITLGHLKWTLETFLKAFFERDDVVLRMRPSYFPFTEPSAEVDVGWSMERGRRVVGGQEGWMEVLGSGMVHPRVIANCGLDPDEWQGFAFGCGIDRLAMLKYGMDDLRAFFDGDIRWLRHYGFRALDVPTLSGGVGA; encoded by the coding sequence ATGATTGACGCCGAAACCATGCTAGACCGCATTGCCGCCGCCGACACGCTCGGCGACCTCGAAAGCCTGCGCGTTGCCGCGCTGGGCAAGGCGGGCTCGGTGACGGCAATGCTCAAGTCGCTCGGAGGCATGGATGCCGAGACGCGGGCGACTGAGGGACCGAAGATCCACGCCCTGCGCGAGCGGGTGACGTCGGCGCTGGCGGATCGAAAATCGGCGCTGGAAAATGCCGAACTGGAACGGAAGCTCGGGACCGAGCGTGTCGACCTGTCGCTCCCTGCGGCCGAGAGCGTGAGCGGGACAGTTCACCCGGTCAGCCAGGTGATGGACGAACTGGCGGAGATCTTCGCCGACATGGGCTTCGCCGTGGCCGAAGGGCCCGAGATCGAAACGCAGTGGTATAATTTCACCGCGCTCAACATGCCCGAGAACCATCCGGCGCGGGCGATGCAGGACACCTTCTACCTCGAACCTCGCGAGGGCGAGACCGAGGCGCGGGTGCTGCGCACGCACACGTCGCCGGTGCAGATCCGGTCGATGGAGGCGAACGGGGCGCCGATCCGCGTGATTGCGCCGGGCCGCGTCTATCGTTCCGATAGCGACGCGACGCACACGCCGATGTTCCATCAGGTTGAAGGGCTGGTCATCGACCGCGCCATCACGCTCGGTCATTTGAAGTGGACGTTGGAGACCTTCCTCAAGGCCTTCTTCGAGCGCGACGACGTCGTGCTGCGCATGCGGCCGAGCTACTTCCCCTTCACCGAGCCTTCGGCGGAGGTCGACGTCGGTTGGTCGATGGAGAGGGGCCGCCGCGTGGTCGGCGGCCAGGAAGGCTGGATGGAGGTGCTGGGCAGCGGGATGGTGCACCCGCGCGTGATTGCGAATTGCGGCCTCGATCCCGATGAATGGCAGGGCTTCGCCTTCGGCTGCGGCATCGACCGGCTGGCGATGCTGAAATACGGGATGGACGATCTCCGCGCCTTCTTTGACGGCGATATCCGGTGGCTGCGGCATTATGGGTTCCGCGCGCTCGACGTGCCCACGCTGTCCGGGGGAGTGGGCGCATGA